From Paenibacillus sp. V4I7, one genomic window encodes:
- a CDS encoding ABC transporter permease — MESLTTNSQTDRKSLAGKSTGLALFFHKLGRQKALMAMSVPFLIWLFIFKYVPLWGWTMAFQNYRPAKKFSEQAWVGFDQFKFLFQDEGFLRVLRNTIAMSTINLVLGFVTAITLAILLNELRQVIFKRVVQTISYLPHFISWVVAASIVSGALSTDGGIINDILLKLHLISEPILWLGKGEYFWGILGVTEVWKNVGWNTIIFLAAMTTIDPALYESAEMDGAGRFQRIFHITLPGIKPVFIILLIMNLGHILESGFEPQYLLGNGMTVDFSENLDIFVLKYGISLGNFSLATAAGIFKTVVSFIFLISANQIAKRAGEARLF; from the coding sequence ATGGAGAGCCTTACTACAAATTCCCAAACGGACAGAAAATCGCTGGCCGGAAAATCAACGGGATTAGCATTATTTTTCCACAAGCTTGGCAGACAAAAAGCATTGATGGCCATGTCAGTTCCATTTCTGATTTGGCTGTTCATTTTCAAATACGTTCCGTTATGGGGCTGGACGATGGCATTTCAAAATTATCGGCCTGCCAAAAAGTTCTCGGAGCAAGCTTGGGTCGGCTTTGATCAATTTAAATTTCTATTCCAGGATGAAGGATTTCTCCGCGTACTGCGCAATACGATCGCGATGAGCACGATCAATCTTGTACTGGGCTTTGTTACTGCTATTACATTAGCCATTCTTCTCAATGAACTGCGTCAAGTCATTTTCAAGCGAGTCGTGCAGACGATCAGCTATTTGCCTCATTTTATTTCTTGGGTTGTAGCTGCAAGCATTGTTTCGGGCGCGTTGTCTACGGATGGCGGTATTATTAATGATATATTGTTGAAATTACATTTGATTAGCGAACCGATCCTGTGGCTCGGCAAGGGCGAGTACTTTTGGGGAATCCTAGGTGTAACTGAAGTGTGGAAAAACGTCGGTTGGAACACCATCATTTTCTTGGCGGCCATGACGACGATTGATCCGGCCCTGTACGAATCAGCGGAAATGGACGGCGCAGGAAGGTTCCAGCGCATTTTCCATATTACGCTCCCAGGAATCAAACCGGTTTTTATCATATTGCTTATTATGAATTTAGGTCACATTCTGGAGTCTGGCTTTGAACCGCAGTACTTACTAGGTAACGGAATGACGGTAGATTTTTCGGAAAATCTCGATATTTTCGTGTTGAAATATGGGATATCCCTAGGCAATTTCTCTCTGGCAACAGCAGCAGGCATTTTCAAGACAGTGGTTAGCTTCATCTTCTTGATCAGTGCCAACCAAATCGCCAAGCGCGCTGGTGAAGCCAGATTGTTCTAG
- a CDS encoding glycosyl hydrolase family 8, which produces MQKQLEGTFHTGNYTNLFAEYGFSETEIQNKLNDTWNQMFQGPEETRIYYEAGDSGGYLLDTGNLDVRTEGMSYGMMMAVQLDRKDVFDRIWYWAHTHMLLREGENAGYFAWSCHRDGTKNSNGPAPDGEEFFALALFFASHRWGDGHVPFNYSEQAKELLRICIHKGEDGIGKPMWNPDHKLIKFVPNCEFSDPSYHLPHFYTLFALWAYEEDRAFWTEAAEASRNYLQKACHPVTGLAAEYAYYDGTPNDERGYGHFFSDSYRVAANIGLDAYWFGGSEWHTDTVHRIQAFFTDKSPEDYRRYSLDGTPFEEKALHPVGLLATNAMGSLAAADSPHAKACVELFWQTPIRTGERRYYDNCLYLFSLLALSGHFKIWMPK; this is translated from the coding sequence ATGCAAAAGCAGCTTGAAGGAACGTTCCATACTGGGAATTATACGAATTTGTTTGCGGAATATGGGTTCTCTGAAACCGAGATTCAGAACAAACTGAATGATACGTGGAACCAAATGTTTCAAGGTCCTGAAGAGACGAGAATTTATTATGAAGCTGGGGATTCCGGCGGATATTTACTGGATACGGGTAATCTCGATGTACGAACGGAAGGCATGTCCTATGGTATGATGATGGCGGTACAACTGGATCGCAAAGATGTATTTGATCGCATTTGGTACTGGGCACATACGCATATGCTGCTGCGAGAAGGGGAGAATGCGGGATACTTCGCCTGGTCCTGCCATCGTGACGGCACCAAGAATTCCAACGGACCTGCGCCGGATGGCGAGGAGTTTTTTGCTCTTGCACTGTTTTTTGCTTCTCATCGCTGGGGAGATGGGCATGTGCCGTTCAATTACAGTGAGCAGGCCAAGGAGCTCTTGCGGATATGCATCCACAAAGGGGAGGATGGCATCGGAAAGCCGATGTGGAACCCAGATCATAAATTGATAAAGTTTGTTCCAAACTGCGAATTCTCAGATCCATCTTATCACCTCCCGCATTTCTATACGCTATTCGCCTTATGGGCTTATGAAGAGGATCGAGCGTTCTGGACGGAAGCAGCAGAGGCGAGTCGGAACTATTTGCAAAAGGCATGCCATCCCGTGACGGGCTTGGCAGCTGAGTACGCTTATTACGATGGAACGCCGAATGATGAGCGCGGCTATGGCCACTTCTTCAGTGATTCCTATCGCGTCGCTGCGAATATCGGGCTTGATGCCTATTGGTTTGGCGGTTCGGAGTGGCATACGGATACTGTCCATCGTATCCAAGCTTTTTTCACGGACAAATCACCAGAGGACTACCGTCGCTATTCGCTTGATGGGACACCTTTTGAGGAGAAGGCGCTTCATCCTGTTGGACTTCTCGCAACGAATGCTATGGGCTCATTAGCTGCTGCAGATAGTCCTCATGCCAAAGCATGCGTGGAATTGTTCTGGCAAACACCTATCCGTACAGGTGAGAGACGTTATTACGATAATTGTTTATATCTGTTTAGTTTGCTTGCACTAAGTGGTCATTTTAAAATTTGGATGCCAAAATAA
- a CDS encoding AraC family transcriptional regulator: MDFEQFESIVPEVFLFVDRRCFPEWEIIRQEIDFHDLTFIVGGKSNYFVNGEKITVEAGDMLYIPHGSIREAHTFKDDPMHSYAFNFTLLQPSGKIRFPFETVTKNRISSEILNYILEFNRVWSGMQPGYRMFARGIFHLILHRLLAISFHHSPTSHSDIRIDKVKEFIIDHYSNELDLATVAKVVNLHPVYLGKLFKTSTSFSVKHFINIIRVNNAEMMLSGGGFSVSEVAERCGYKDISYFSNVFRSIKGYPPSKASMQKRTSE; encoded by the coding sequence ATGGACTTTGAGCAGTTCGAATCAATTGTCCCCGAGGTTTTCTTATTCGTCGACCGACGCTGTTTCCCCGAATGGGAAATCATCCGACAGGAAATCGATTTTCACGACCTGACGTTCATCGTCGGAGGAAAATCGAATTATTTTGTTAACGGTGAGAAAATCACGGTGGAAGCGGGGGATATGCTTTACATTCCCCATGGAAGCATCCGCGAGGCACATACCTTCAAAGATGATCCCATGCATTCCTATGCCTTCAACTTTACTCTGTTGCAGCCCTCTGGTAAAATCCGGTTTCCGTTCGAAACCGTAACCAAAAATCGAATCTCAAGTGAAATCTTAAACTACATCCTTGAATTTAATCGCGTTTGGAGTGGCATGCAGCCCGGATATCGGATGTTCGCGAGGGGGATCTTTCATTTGATTCTCCACCGGTTGCTGGCGATTTCCTTTCACCATTCCCCGACTTCCCATTCCGATATCCGGATCGACAAGGTCAAGGAGTTCATCATCGACCACTACTCGAATGAGCTGGATTTGGCGACCGTCGCCAAGGTGGTCAATCTGCACCCTGTGTATCTCGGCAAGCTCTTCAAAACCAGCACGAGCTTCAGCGTCAAGCATTTCATCAACATCATTCGGGTCAACAACGCGGAAATGATGCTGTCCGGCGGCGGGTTTTCCGTCTCGGAAGTGGCGGAACGCTGCGGGTACAAAGACATCAGCTATTTCAGCAATGTATTCAGATCCATTAAAGGCTATCCTCCGTCAAAGGCGAGCATGCAAAAAAGAACTTCAGAATAA
- a CDS encoding sugar ABC transporter substrate-binding protein, with translation MKRSAKAVRGALAVMMAVGMTACTDSGTKESSSSASPGTSSAAPQNYTFGEGQSFRSNEPVNYSIMFSDQPTYPYKKEWRLWSAITEKTNVSFDVNVVAASEYENKKSLLVNSGDAPFIIPKTYDESAYVAGGQIVPISDWVQYMPNYQKAVTAWGMERDLQQKLKSDGKYYVLPGLWESPGAGYSYMIRKDIFEKAGVDVKGQEGKWTYEDFYQALKKVKEFTGAKYVMSDEFTGKSTLNITAAQYGVTGGWGVANGTRFNEQTKQFEFANSTNEFKDYVTFLNKLVKEGLLDPESFTQDDKTAQAKFYKGDTYVMNANYQILADSKTKMQVQNADLYMIVQPGGPKGMLQIETSRLENGVMISQNALKKLGKDNFIKMLRFVDWLWYSDEGQTLSLWGVEGETYTKDASGNITLKPDISFNGMNPTATKKLNIDFGFGGGNFAYGGSTKLRMSKMTEGEKDYLSRIQTHRKPRTIAPPIMGTPDESEQMNLISKPLMDYVDTMTLKFVTGQANIANDWNAYVAQVEALGASRYIKMANDIFNKTKSKLGY, from the coding sequence ATGAAAAGATCTGCAAAAGCAGTAAGGGGCGCATTGGCGGTCATGATGGCTGTCGGCATGACAGCATGTACGGATAGCGGCACAAAAGAATCGTCCAGCAGCGCATCCCCAGGCACGAGCTCCGCAGCACCACAGAATTACACCTTTGGCGAAGGCCAATCATTCCGTTCGAATGAGCCTGTGAATTACTCGATCATGTTCAGCGATCAACCGACCTATCCGTATAAGAAGGAATGGCGGCTCTGGAGCGCGATCACGGAGAAAACGAACGTATCGTTTGACGTAAACGTAGTAGCGGCTTCTGAATACGAGAACAAGAAGTCGCTCTTAGTCAACAGCGGCGACGCTCCCTTCATTATTCCCAAAACTTATGACGAATCCGCTTACGTAGCCGGCGGCCAAATCGTACCGATCAGCGATTGGGTGCAGTACATGCCGAATTATCAGAAGGCTGTAACAGCTTGGGGAATGGAAAGAGACCTGCAGCAGAAGCTGAAATCGGACGGGAAATATTACGTGCTGCCAGGGCTGTGGGAATCGCCGGGTGCAGGATACTCCTATATGATTCGGAAAGACATTTTCGAAAAAGCGGGAGTCGACGTCAAAGGTCAGGAAGGCAAATGGACGTATGAAGACTTTTACCAAGCCCTCAAGAAAGTGAAAGAGTTTACCGGCGCGAAGTACGTAATGTCCGATGAATTCACCGGAAAATCGACGCTGAATATTACGGCAGCTCAATACGGCGTAACCGGCGGTTGGGGAGTTGCCAACGGCACGCGCTTCAACGAACAGACGAAACAGTTCGAATTCGCCAATTCGACCAATGAGTTCAAGGATTATGTGACGTTCTTAAATAAGCTGGTCAAAGAGGGGCTGCTCGATCCGGAGTCCTTCACCCAAGACGATAAAACCGCACAAGCCAAGTTCTATAAAGGCGATACTTATGTCATGAACGCCAACTACCAGATACTGGCCGATTCCAAGACCAAGATGCAGGTGCAGAACGCCGATCTGTATATGATCGTTCAACCGGGCGGTCCGAAAGGGATGCTTCAAATCGAAACGTCTCGTCTCGAGAACGGTGTTATGATCAGCCAGAATGCGCTCAAGAAGCTCGGTAAGGACAATTTTATCAAAATGCTTCGCTTTGTTGACTGGCTGTGGTATTCGGATGAAGGCCAAACGCTCAGTTTGTGGGGTGTCGAAGGCGAGACCTATACGAAGGATGCGAGCGGCAACATCACGCTCAAACCGGACATCTCCTTTAACGGCATGAACCCGACAGCAACGAAGAAATTAAACATAGACTTCGGCTTCGGCGGCGGCAACTTCGCATACGGCGGTTCCACTAAACTGCGGATGTCCAAAATGACCGAAGGCGAGAAAGACTATCTCAGCCGCATTCAGACTCATCGTAAACCGAGAACGATAGCTCCGCCAATCATGGGTACCCCAGACGAAAGCGAACAAATGAACCTGATCTCGAAGCCGCTGATGGACTATGTGGATACGATGACCCTGAAGTTCGTCACCGGCCAAGCTAACATTGCAAACGATTGGAATGCCTATGTGGCTCAGGTCGAAGCACTCGGCGCATCCCGCTATATCAAAATGGCGAATGATATCTTTAACAAGACGAAGAGCAAACTTGGATACTAA
- a CDS encoding ABC transporter substrate-binding protein, translating to MKKLKLLTVSTLLTLTLSACSSSNTEAPATSKAPSSTAAAVEDNKPVTFSFFNFEAGKNINTNETPIGKELEKQTGVNFKIEKLVGESKTKSGVMIAGNEFPDVIQPGGEIDKFMDAGVFIPLDDLIEKHGPNIKRVYGPYFNKMKQKDGKIYHLPFSANQGFIANPNVDQGAFWIQRGVLKEMGYPKITTLDEYFDVVKKYKEKHPQVDGKDTIGFSMLTHDTNFFTITNPAFHLAGYPNDGGLLIDLKTKEAKSNAIDEATTKRWVKKLNEINATGLFDKESFTMNKDQYLAKLTSGRVLGYFAYDWQVGDARNNLSKAGVDDKRYVALPIVFDKGVKDQYLDPPSFVNNRGISITKSAKDPVRIIQYWDNLLKEENQILSQWGIKGQTYEVDDKGKFFRTDEQIAKIKDPKFYEDFGLKEHAYNWPRYGNFSILKDGNAFDPNKQPSVAEKNFTEGDRTILKAYNAKVFTDMFSQPDDRPWYPAWSINKGQGTPEQIFEQKMGDLQKKAYPEMILTAPDKFEKTWSDYVGQASKLDIKGYEAFVTKIVKARASGDWSK from the coding sequence ATGAAGAAGTTAAAATTATTAACAGTCAGTACATTGTTAACGCTTACGTTAAGCGCTTGCAGCAGCTCAAATACAGAGGCGCCTGCCACTTCTAAAGCACCAAGCAGCACTGCTGCTGCAGTGGAAGATAACAAACCTGTTACTTTCAGCTTTTTCAATTTCGAGGCTGGTAAAAACATCAATACGAACGAAACACCTATTGGAAAAGAGCTTGAGAAACAAACCGGAGTCAACTTTAAGATTGAGAAACTTGTTGGGGAATCGAAGACGAAATCAGGCGTCATGATCGCCGGTAACGAGTTTCCGGACGTGATACAGCCAGGCGGCGAAATCGACAAATTTATGGATGCGGGCGTGTTCATCCCTTTGGATGATCTGATCGAAAAACACGGTCCTAACATCAAGCGAGTGTATGGACCCTATTTCAACAAAATGAAGCAAAAAGATGGTAAGATATACCACCTCCCATTCAGTGCGAATCAAGGCTTTATCGCGAACCCGAACGTAGACCAAGGTGCGTTTTGGATTCAGCGCGGTGTGCTGAAGGAAATGGGTTATCCGAAAATCACTACGCTTGACGAATATTTCGATGTTGTTAAGAAGTACAAAGAGAAACATCCGCAAGTCGACGGTAAGGACACGATCGGGTTCTCTATGTTGACTCACGATACGAACTTCTTTACGATTACGAACCCGGCATTTCATCTTGCGGGTTATCCGAATGATGGCGGCCTTCTTATTGATCTGAAGACAAAAGAAGCGAAAAGTAACGCAATTGACGAGGCTACGACCAAGCGTTGGGTGAAAAAGCTTAATGAGATAAACGCCACAGGCTTGTTCGATAAAGAATCGTTCACGATGAATAAAGACCAATATTTAGCAAAATTAACTTCCGGTCGTGTTCTCGGCTACTTCGCTTACGACTGGCAAGTAGGCGATGCCCGCAATAACTTGTCGAAAGCAGGCGTAGATGATAAAAGGTATGTTGCGCTTCCGATTGTGTTCGATAAAGGGGTTAAGGATCAATACCTCGATCCGCCTTCTTTCGTAAACAATCGCGGTATTTCCATTACGAAGAGCGCCAAAGATCCGGTTCGCATTATCCAATATTGGGATAACTTGCTGAAAGAAGAGAATCAGATTCTTTCGCAATGGGGTATCAAAGGACAAACGTATGAAGTTGACGACAAAGGGAAATTCTTCCGTACGGATGAGCAAATCGCGAAAATTAAGGATCCTAAGTTCTATGAAGATTTTGGTCTGAAAGAGCACGCTTATAACTGGCCTCGTTACGGTAACTTTTCTATCTTGAAAGACGGCAATGCGTTCGACCCGAACAAACAGCCTTCCGTTGCGGAGAAGAACTTTACCGAGGGCGACAGGACGATTCTGAAAGCTTACAATGCGAAAGTATTTACGGATATGTTCAGCCAGCCCGATGATCGTCCTTGGTATCCTGCATGGAGCATCAACAAAGGACAAGGTACACCAGAGCAGATTTTCGAGCAAAAAATGGGTGATCTTCAGAAGAAGGCATATCCAGAGATGATTCTCACTGCACCTGACAAGTTCGAAAAAACATGGAGTGATTATGTAGGTCAAGCAAGCAAACTGGATATTAAAGGATATGAAGCCTTTGTAACAAAAATCGTGAAGGCACGTGCATCAGGAGACTGGTCGAAATAA
- a CDS encoding carbohydrate ABC transporter permease has translation MAFVVVMTLYPFLYLVAQSFSSEAAVYAGKVTIFPVDFTDQTYRALLSRPEFFKYYGNTILYAIVGTVISVAATAVMSYPLSKDRLRLNKFFIPFVLFTMYFGGGLIPNYILVAKTLHMRDTIWAIIIPGAISAFNVILMKTFFASLPNELEESAKVDGLGVYRIFLRITLPLSKPILATMVLFSMVSIWNNWFGPSLYLESKDKWPVALYLRQIIDSAINPTEAGLSSDATAQIAATIKSTAMVLTSLPIICLYPFVQKYFVQGMMIGSVKG, from the coding sequence ATGGCCTTTGTCGTCGTCATGACTTTGTATCCGTTCTTATATCTAGTCGCCCAGTCGTTCAGCTCGGAGGCTGCCGTATATGCAGGGAAGGTCACCATATTCCCCGTTGACTTTACGGACCAAACGTACCGAGCCTTGCTAAGCAGGCCGGAATTCTTCAAATATTATGGCAATACGATCCTGTATGCCATTGTAGGAACGGTGATATCGGTAGCGGCGACGGCCGTTATGTCTTACCCGTTGTCGAAGGATAGGCTGCGCCTTAACAAATTTTTTATCCCTTTCGTCTTGTTCACGATGTATTTTGGCGGCGGACTGATCCCGAACTATATCTTGGTCGCCAAAACGCTGCACATGAGGGATACCATCTGGGCCATTATCATACCCGGCGCCATCAGCGCCTTCAATGTCATCCTAATGAAGACCTTCTTTGCAAGCTTACCGAACGAATTGGAAGAATCGGCTAAGGTTGACGGCCTAGGCGTCTACCGCATCTTCCTAAGGATTACGCTTCCGCTCTCCAAACCGATCCTGGCCACGATGGTGTTGTTCAGCATGGTCTCCATCTGGAATAACTGGTTCGGCCCGTCTCTCTACCTGGAATCGAAGGATAAATGGCCGGTCGCCCTCTATTTGCGGCAGATCATCGACAGCGCGATTAATCCGACCGAAGCCGGACTCAGCAGCGATGCGACCGCTCAGATCGCGGCAACCATTAAATCCACTGCGATGGTGTTGACCTCTTTGCCGATTATTTGCCTCTATCCTTTCGTGCAGAAGTATTTCGTGCAAGGCATGATGATTGGTTCCGTAAAAGGGTAA
- a CDS encoding sugar ABC transporter permease — MSVANKAVLQTPLLRHVRKEWKLYSFLLIPVIYFIIFKYVPMLGNVIAFRKYRGGTNLFGTEWVGLSYFTMFMKDPSFWRAFRNDLFLSVLYLVIRFPLTLIFALLLNELVRIRIKKFVQTVSYLPHFISMVIVAGMTKELLSMSGPINTLLANLGFEKIAFISLPQWFPTIYVTSGIWQGLGWGTILYLAAMTSINTDLYEAAKVDGANRLRLAWHVTIPGILPTIMTLLILDIGSILGANFEKILLLYNPLTYESADVISTYVYRMGITGGNFSYATAVGLFEGVIGLILVTSANYISKKTTNSGLW; from the coding sequence ATGTCAGTTGCGAATAAGGCGGTTTTACAGACCCCTCTTCTAAGACACGTCAGGAAGGAGTGGAAGTTGTATTCCTTTCTACTTATTCCCGTTATTTATTTTATCATTTTCAAGTACGTTCCTATGCTTGGTAATGTAATCGCTTTCCGCAAATATAGAGGCGGAACCAACTTGTTCGGGACGGAATGGGTAGGATTATCTTACTTTACCATGTTCATGAAGGATCCCTCCTTTTGGAGAGCCTTCCGCAACGATTTGTTTTTAAGTGTCTTGTATTTAGTTATTCGTTTCCCGCTCACTTTGATTTTTGCGCTGTTGCTGAATGAACTGGTGCGGATTCGCATTAAGAAATTCGTCCAAACCGTATCGTATCTGCCTCACTTTATCTCCATGGTCATCGTCGCGGGCATGACCAAGGAATTGCTATCCATGTCCGGGCCGATTAACACACTGCTCGCCAATCTGGGTTTCGAGAAAATTGCATTCATTTCCTTACCGCAATGGTTCCCGACGATTTATGTGACATCCGGCATTTGGCAAGGGCTCGGTTGGGGCACCATTCTCTACTTGGCGGCGATGACCAGCATCAATACCGATTTGTACGAAGCGGCCAAAGTGGATGGGGCTAATCGGTTACGTCTAGCATGGCACGTTACGATTCCAGGCATTTTGCCGACGATCATGACGCTGCTCATTCTCGATATTGGCAGCATATTGGGAGCGAATTTTGAGAAAATCCTGCTCTTGTACAATCCATTAACCTATGAGTCGGCAGATGTTATCTCCACTTACGTCTACCGGATGGGGATCACCGGCGGGAACTTCAGTTATGCCACTGCAGTTGGTCTGTTCGAAGGCGTCATCGGTCTTATTCTGGTCACGTCGGCGAACTACATTTCCAAGAAAACAACGAATTCGGGCTTGTGGTAG
- a CDS encoding carbohydrate ABC transporter permease: MEHTRSSRRNTVIGDRVFDICNILFMICLVIVTLYPFVNTLAVALNDANDAVRGGIYLLPRIWTFDNFKYVFSEALIIHSFFISVLRTVMGTIITVFCSAMVAFTISRQEYVLRKFVSVSFIFTMYFSGGLIPGYLLIRDLGMVGSFWVYIIPGMIGVFNLIVIRSFIEGLPDGILEAARIDGASDFAMFMRIVLPLIVPVLATVSLFSAVGQWNSWFDVFLYNSSNDNLSTLQYELMKILQNTNTQTSQSAAEVFAGSANAGAVTVTPTSIRATMTIVVSVPIIIVYPFLQKYFVKGMTVGGVKG, encoded by the coding sequence GTGGAACATACACGTTCGAGCAGGCGGAATACGGTAATAGGTGACCGCGTGTTCGACATCTGCAATATCCTATTTATGATCTGTTTAGTCATCGTTACACTATATCCGTTTGTTAATACGCTCGCTGTAGCGTTAAACGATGCGAATGACGCCGTTCGCGGGGGGATCTATTTGCTCCCTAGAATATGGACCTTTGATAATTTCAAATATGTGTTTAGCGAAGCATTGATCATTCATTCCTTTTTCATTTCGGTGTTGCGAACGGTGATGGGTACGATTATCACGGTGTTCTGTTCCGCGATGGTCGCCTTTACGATCTCCCGTCAAGAATACGTGCTCCGCAAGTTCGTATCGGTTTCTTTTATTTTCACGATGTATTTCAGCGGCGGACTGATTCCGGGGTATCTGCTAATTCGCGACCTTGGCATGGTTGGAAGCTTTTGGGTGTATATCATTCCAGGTATGATCGGCGTATTTAATCTGATTGTCATCCGCTCGTTTATTGAAGGACTTCCCGATGGGATATTGGAAGCAGCTCGTATTGATGGTGCAAGCGATTTTGCAATGTTTATGCGAATTGTTCTCCCCCTCATTGTTCCCGTGTTGGCGACAGTCTCTCTGTTTAGTGCGGTAGGTCAGTGGAACTCTTGGTTTGATGTGTTCTTGTACAATTCATCCAACGATAATTTGAGCACTTTACAGTACGAGTTGATGAAAATATTGCAGAATACGAATACGCAAACGTCCCAATCGGCGGCTGAGGTGTTTGCAGGCAGTGCAAACGCTGGCGCTGTGACCGTAACCCCGACGTCGATCCGAGCAACGATGACAATTGTCGTAAGCGTTCCGATTATTATTGTGTATCCGTTCCTGCAAAAGTATTTTGTTAAAGGGATGACCGTTGGCGGAGTGAAAGGTTAG
- a CDS encoding sensor histidine kinase has translation MRIRFFQLHNVRLRNKLLMLYFLCVFIPILLTNVIFYNVTTHNVEQQKKEDIAKNLDKLKDDFRARIDNAVGISSVFYTDSLLNDALEQKYAETIEYVRIYNSQVSLIINKYNSVYNEIQSIQLYTDNPTIIDSGGLHPITEVIREMGWYRNLQKLQREGQPYPLVIRNGNNEMSFSGISVIRQLNYFDNANSFNKMLKIDLSPDLIKQLFSNQTLQGNLYLLNGAGDILYTTDSQVDWNRGMTNFSNIVIPDKAMVLDRSYSVNYLQGWRIVLVSDTHVLDAVRKSKEFIVYLALLNILLPTLIIFWISHSLHARLVRILVHMKKVKNQNFELINETESKDEIGQLIREFNRMTWQIKSLIDDVYIADIQKKDLELKQRQSQLHALQSQINPHFLFNALETIRMRSLMKQENETAKIIKNMAKMFRRSLEWGDDWVTFRDEMDLILCFLEIQKYRFGDKLSYRFEVDESIYDCKIPKMTLLPFIENASIHGIEPLQGQGVIELKATRMGEHVRFTISDSGIGMPKEKVDLLNAYMMNGDDVSKHVGMKNSFLRLKLYYGSSIDVQIHSEDGLGTIVTIIMPVEAISSSPVPMLY, from the coding sequence ATGAGAATACGATTCTTTCAACTCCATAATGTGAGGTTGCGCAACAAATTGTTGATGCTTTATTTCCTATGCGTATTCATTCCCATTTTATTAACGAATGTGATTTTCTATAATGTAACGACCCACAACGTGGAACAACAGAAAAAAGAGGATATCGCCAAGAATTTAGATAAACTGAAGGACGATTTTCGGGCGAGAATTGATAATGCAGTCGGTATTTCCTCTGTTTTTTATACAGACAGTCTATTGAATGATGCATTGGAGCAAAAGTATGCCGAAACGATAGAGTATGTACGAATCTATAACTCGCAAGTTTCGTTGATCATTAACAAGTACAACTCCGTCTATAATGAAATTCAGTCCATCCAGTTATATACGGACAATCCAACGATTATTGATTCCGGTGGCTTACATCCCATAACGGAAGTTATTCGTGAAATGGGGTGGTATCGCAATCTGCAGAAGCTGCAGCGCGAGGGCCAACCGTATCCACTTGTCATACGAAATGGCAATAATGAGATGAGTTTCAGTGGGATTAGTGTCATCCGTCAACTCAATTATTTCGACAATGCCAATTCCTTTAACAAAATGCTTAAAATCGACTTAAGCCCGGATCTGATTAAACAGTTATTCAGTAATCAGACGTTGCAAGGCAATCTCTATTTATTAAATGGTGCCGGAGATATCTTATACACCACAGATTCGCAAGTAGATTGGAATCGCGGTATGACGAATTTCAGCAATATAGTTATTCCGGATAAAGCAATGGTACTCGATAGAAGCTATTCGGTGAATTACTTGCAAGGCTGGCGTATCGTCTTGGTGTCAGATACTCATGTATTGGATGCTGTGCGTAAATCGAAGGAGTTCATCGTTTATTTGGCACTGCTCAATATTCTGCTGCCGACCCTGATTATTTTCTGGATATCCCATTCCTTGCATGCCCGTCTGGTACGGATTCTTGTCCATATGAAAAAGGTGAAAAATCAAAACTTCGAGCTCATCAATGAAACAGAATCAAAGGATGAAATCGGTCAATTGATACGTGAATTTAATCGTATGACTTGGCAAATCAAGAGTCTGATCGATGATGTATATATAGCCGACATTCAGAAAAAGGATCTGGAACTAAAGCAGCGGCAATCGCAATTGCACGCTTTACAGAGTCAAATAAACCCCCATTTCCTATTTAACGCTCTGGAAACAATCCGTATGCGAAGTCTGATGAAGCAAGAAAACGAGACGGCCAAGATCATTAAAAACATGGCGAAAATGTTCCGCCGTTCGTTGGAATGGGGGGATGATTGGGTGACTTTTCGCGACGAAATGGATCTCATTCTCTGTTTCCTGGAGATTCAGAAGTACCGCTTTGGTGACAAGCTTAGCTACCGTTTCGAGGTAGATGAGTCGATCTATGATTGTAAAATTCCGAAAATGACGCTTCTTCCTTTCATTGAAAACGCAAGTATCCACGGAATCGAACCCTTGCAAGGTCAAGGTGTGATTGAGTTAAAAGCGACAAGAATGGGCGAACATGTACGTTTCACAATTTCGGATAGCGGGATTGGCATGCCCAAAGAGAAAGTCGATTTGTTAAACGCCTATATGATGAACGGCGATGATGTGAGCAAACACGTTGGCATGAAAAATTCTTTCCTGCGTCTCAAATTGTATTATGGAAGTTCGATTGACGTGCAAATTCATAGTGAAGACGGATTGGGTACAATCGTGACAATCATAATGCCTGTAGAAGCGATCAGCAGCAGCCCCGTACCTATGCTTTACTAA